The following coding sequences lie in one Chlamydiales bacterium genomic window:
- a CDS encoding LysM peptidoglycan-binding domain-containing protein gives MHDSNKRIVRQARFFLQGLIFSVALNVGLALTIFCLFVKDTEDSFERKPAVEQATLIADFRSHADVIHSFEKLSFEQLIAKLDSKTLIEDGFTERDLALGCLVSCFHFNLTKALSKMPVDQRTFSVLKQEGSSVEIVLFPGLLDEDFKAILHYARTEQWPLTSKGLFLRIKQTKELPESLADAFFLSSEFCSAEALFRAADAKIDKHQILAILQEGDWQMLESFAKKQKEAQDLTVAHQQRFLLDYVSRGSKKATEFMLQAHGAFAVKKLDDAHVIAMLNLLDNKTVRSEAFAKALLLSPRSTAVWKVAADRLCIYMGEALIEPYDHMKALTRFIPAEVIQEKTKVAKAVVNKSSLPAKPLAAKSSTIEKKLRTHTIKEGESLWTIAKKYKVSVEALKNANQLKADSIRTGKVLTIP, from the coding sequence ATGCACGATAGTAACAAGCGTATAGTTAGACAGGCTCGTTTTTTTTTACAGGGATTGATTTTCAGTGTCGCCTTGAATGTGGGTTTAGCGCTGACTATATTTTGCTTGTTTGTTAAGGATACAGAAGATTCATTTGAGCGTAAGCCCGCAGTAGAGCAGGCAACTCTTATAGCCGATTTCCGCTCTCATGCGGATGTGATACATTCGTTTGAAAAGCTCTCTTTTGAGCAGTTAATTGCAAAACTTGATAGTAAAACATTAATTGAAGATGGGTTTACGGAAAGAGATTTAGCTCTTGGCTGTCTTGTTTCCTGTTTTCATTTTAATCTTACAAAAGCCCTTTCTAAAATGCCAGTAGATCAGCGTACTTTTTCTGTTTTAAAACAAGAGGGTAGTTCTGTTGAAATCGTTTTGTTCCCAGGTCTTTTAGATGAAGATTTTAAAGCCATTTTGCACTACGCAAGAACAGAGCAGTGGCCCCTTACAAGTAAGGGATTGTTTTTGCGTATTAAACAAACTAAGGAGCTCCCTGAGTCACTTGCAGATGCATTTTTTTTATCATCCGAATTTTGTTCTGCAGAGGCGCTTTTTAGGGCAGCAGACGCTAAAATAGACAAACATCAAATTTTAGCGATCTTGCAAGAAGGTGATTGGCAGATGCTAGAGAGTTTTGCAAAAAAGCAAAAAGAAGCGCAGGACTTAACTGTAGCGCATCAACAGCGTTTTCTCTTGGACTATGTTAGCAGGGGTTCTAAAAAAGCTACAGAATTTATGCTGCAAGCCCATGGCGCTTTTGCTGTAAAAAAATTAGACGATGCTCACGTAATTGCGATGTTGAATCTTTTAGATAATAAAACGGTGCGCTCTGAAGCCTTTGCAAAGGCATTGCTCTTGAGCCCTAGAAGCACAGCTGTTTGGAAGGTTGCAGCAGATAGGCTTTGCATATATATGGGAGAGGCTTTAATTGAGCCCTATGATCATATGAAAGCACTCACTCGTTTTATTCCTGCAGAAGTAATTCAAGAAAAGACAAAGGTTGCAAAAGCGGTTGTGAATAAATCATCGCTTCCAGCAAAGCCTTTGGCTGCAAAGTCATCTACTATTGAAAAAAAACTTCGTACGCACACAATAAAAGAGGGTGAAAGCCTTTGGACCATTGCTAAGAAGTATAAAGTGAGTGTCGAGGCACTTAAAAATGCAAACCAACTTAAAGCTGATTCCATTCGAACAGGCAAGGTTCTTACAATCCCTTAG
- the yidD gene encoding membrane protein insertion efficiency factor YidD — MKSLFIALIRLYQITLSPFIGCSCRFFPSCSEYAIEAFQKHGILKAFWLTLKRLAKCFPWNKGGCDFVP, encoded by the coding sequence ATGAAATCACTTTTTATTGCACTCATTCGCTTATACCAGATTACTCTCTCACCATTTATTGGATGCAGCTGTAGATTCTTTCCAAGTTGCTCAGAATATGCTATCGAAGCCTTTCAAAAACATGGGATCTTAAAAGCTTTCTGGCTTACTCTTAAACGCCTTGCAAAATGCTTTCCTTGGAACAAAGGCGGCTGTGATTTTGTCCCCTAA